A single region of the Leisingera thetidis genome encodes:
- a CDS encoding DUF1223 domain-containing protein — MKLLASFVAALSLALPVYGQSAAEPVVVELYTSQGCSSCPPADALLHELAGRRDVLPLALHVDYWDYIGWKDQFAKPSHTKRQKGYAHAGGRRMIYTPQMIIMGQDDVVGADAMEVADAIGKHKEQPRPVLLSVTRQGGELVIRLQPRAQVPGGRLLVQVVRYTPERTVSITRGELAGKTFTYANVVDGWQTAAEWDGAGELEISVPAPGSQPAAVLVQEAPFGRIVAAAQAD; from the coding sequence ATGAAACTTCTGGCGTCATTCGTGGCAGCTTTGAGCCTGGCCCTGCCGGTATACGGGCAATCCGCAGCGGAACCCGTGGTGGTCGAGCTTTATACCTCGCAAGGCTGCTCGTCCTGCCCGCCGGCCGATGCGCTGCTGCACGAGCTGGCGGGGCGCCGCGACGTGCTGCCTCTGGCGCTGCATGTGGACTACTGGGATTACATCGGCTGGAAGGACCAGTTCGCCAAACCCTCTCATACCAAGCGGCAGAAAGGCTACGCCCATGCGGGCGGGCGCCGGATGATCTACACACCGCAGATGATCATCATGGGGCAGGATGATGTGGTCGGGGCGGACGCAATGGAGGTGGCGGATGCCATCGGGAAGCACAAGGAGCAGCCCCGTCCTGTGTTGCTGTCCGTGACGCGGCAGGGCGGGGAGCTGGTGATCCGGCTGCAGCCCAGGGCGCAGGTGCCTGGCGGCAGACTGCTGGTGCAGGTGGTGCGTTACACCCCGGAACGGACCGTCAGCATCACCCGCGGCGAACTGGCCGGGAAGACCTTCACCTATGCCAATGTGGTGGACGGCTGGCAGACCGCCGCAGAGTGGGACGGGGCAGGGGAGCTGGAGATTTCAGTCCCCGCGCCCGGCAGCCAGCCAGCCGCAGTGCTGGTGCAGGAAGCGCCCTTCGGCCGCATTGTCGCGGCTGCGCAGGCGGATTGA